TGGTTTGCAGCtggaaacatcttttcatggccaTTTGGCCAGGTTGTAAATGTCCTTTCCAAAGAGCAGGCTTGTTGGGGCCTCTGATTGTGTGTCTTGGAATTGCCCTATGCTTAGAAACAGTGCCGGTCACCTGGTGGGTGAATCACTGTTGCTGGCTTGTTGGCAGGCTTCGGAGGACCTCCCTGTGGTGATCCAAACTCTGGCTGCTGGGGCTGCTTTGGAGTCCATTTGAGAGggccttctttgttttcttttcattttaagcatattataaaatatattttatttaattaatttattttttgaggaagattagccctgagctaactgctgccaatcctcctctttttgctgaggaaggctggccttgagctaacatctgtgcccatcttcctctattttatatgtgggatgcctaccacagcatggtaagtgccaagtggtgccatgtccgcacctgggatccgaaccggggaaccctgggctgctgaagttgatcgtgcgaacttaaccgctgcgtcaccgggcTAGCcccaatataaaatatattttaaatttcacatagaactctttgtagaaatgtcaggaaatacaaataagtataaagagaaaaaattattctgccAAGATATAACCAGATGCATGACTCTCTTcttgtgtatatacatgtgtatatatatgcatatacatataagtttttccttgtaaaaatgaaatcatggAGTACATTTGGGAGCCTGCTCTTCTCATTTAACAGTATGCTTTCATCTTTTCTCCATGTTCGTATGCATACAgtatccattctttttcttttcaaaagattggcacttgagttaaaatctgttgccaatcttctctctctctcttgttttttcctccttctccccaaagcctccctttacatagttgtatattctaattgtaggtccttctggctctgctatgtgcgATGCCGGCTCCGCACGGCTTggtgagaggtgctaggtccttgcccaggatctggacccgtgaaaccctgggctgccgaagcagagcgtgtgaacttaaccacttagccatggagctggccccggTATCCATTCTTGCATGATCCATAACAATCCGTTGTAtggaagaaatgtaaaattttcagTTGTTGTAGTTTCCTAACTTGAATAAGTCTGTGTTGAAGTATTATTTGTTGGGTGCCTGATATgggccagacattgttctaaacTCAGGATGTTGCTCAGATAAAACTTAATATTGGTTTTCTGCTCAGGCTTGGTGTcactttgtttttcataaaaggAGGTTCAACATTGCCCGTTTCCAGGCCTATTCAGCGTGGATTTCTGAGGTTTCCTGGCAGGACTTTCAGCAGCAATGAATACTTTGTGAGGGCAGGCTCACATACTCCCACCTACTCTGTCCTAAGCAAGCTCTGGGTATAGGTATGAGATGGGATGGGGGGGCATGTAGGTGGTTGGCCTTTCCTGCACTGTATGACACAGTCACCTCTTGAACACTGCGTTCTTGCAGTCTGGCCCTGATTAGGTGATCTTTTGTATAAGTGTTCAGGGGCCCAGAATCAGGAGAAATAGGGTGAGGCTCTAAGGCACCCCTGCCTGGGGTGGCAGTGTTGAATGTGGCAGTCTGGGGCTGCTCAGGGTACCTACCTCTCTGGGCCAGCAGAGtcatcctccccttcctccatcagAGCAGGATTTTGCAGGCTCTTGGTAAGCCATTTCCCAGAACCTCTTCTGTGATTCTTTGGGGCTCTGCCTCCAGGCTGGGATTCGTGGATGGGCTCTGTCTAAGCCAGATAGCACATTCCAGAGAAATGACAGCTGGTGTTCATGTAATGAAGGAACCTGGCAGCTTTTTTCTGAGTGCTGTAAGGCATGAACTGTGGACAGTATCACCAGGGTGACttaaaaggaacagagaggctTCTCCCTCGCTTGAATTTGTTACCTGATCTGTGAAGAGATATGCCATTTCAATTGATGACACAACAGGGGAAAAGTGCTAGGGCCACTACTTCCATCCATGTCTGGTCTGGTCTCCTGCCTGGGCCCTGCTCTCCCACTACCCCAGTCTGACAGGCAGTTGGCTGGTGCTTCACTGTCCACAGATATCGCTTCCTAGCCCTGGGTTTTTACTGCCCCTCCCTACACACGTACAGAAGGTGCTCTCTCAGCTAGTCAAGCCTCTTGAGATAGAAGGAACAGACACCATCCCCTGTGAAAGAGGCTGTGTAAGCAAGCAGAGAGGCCTTCTGGAATCTTGGGGTGGAGATGCAGTAGGGTGAGGCCTTGGAATGACGTGGGGCTGGAACAAGGAGGACTAGGGCTCCACCTCAGGGCTAGCCTGGGCCTGCTCACCTTCTTTGAGACttgctttcctttgcttccctAACTCCATAATGGATCCCTTAACCCAGTGCTCCTGACCCTGCAGCAGGTTCTGGGCTGAAAGATCTTGTCTTCTGTATCTCTGGGCCCCTAACCCCTAGGGCACTGAGGGGCATGCTGCTGGCTCTGTCCACGCTTGTCAGGGACTTGAACAAATGGGGTCATTCacttattctctcctcttcctgataTGAAACTGGTTTGGGGGTGGGAGTTGTGGttggacttctctgagcctctcctGCGACTACAGTAGATTGGAATTTCTCCTGAAAGGACGAGGTGAGGAATGGGGGCTGTGACTGTGTCTAATCGACCTTAATAGgcaaaaaaatggatgaattggCATTAGTCAGCTCAGACTTAGAATTGTCAGATGAGACATACATTTTGGGGGGGAAACgtttgtatttcctttattttccttgttttctcctaGTAAATTTCCACTGGGCCTGTCTGACctagagcaggaggaggaaggactgGCAGAGCTTGGGCTTAGGTAGCTGCTGGTCCTCCAGCATGCTCTGGGCTGCGTGGCTGTGCTGGGAGACGATGTCTCAAGCTTCTGTTGTATGCTTAGGTCCACTGCCAGCAGGGCTTGCCCCAGGTTGTGCCTGCTGCCTTCAGAGCTGGGTCTGACTATTTCTAGGCTGATGAGAAGACAGCCACTGGCCTCTTACCCATGTCAGCAACCCAGCTCAGCCCGAGGTTTTGGCCCTGAGAAGctgattcatttttgtatcctgaGTGCCTAGCTCAGTGCATGGTGTATGTAGgtctttggtaaatatttgtgaatggtGACTCGCCAGTGAGGAGAGTGTCTGCCAAGGAGCCTCACAACAGGAAGAGCAGTGTCTGCTCAGAGTGTCCACTCCTCAGACTGCTCTCGCTGTGGCTAGGTACAGACTGGCAGGGGGCAGTTTTATTCCTCTTCTGGCTGACCATTTGCTGCCCACCTCTTTTTGGGTGTGGGTCCTCTGGAGCATATTATCCCAACTTTTTCTGTCATTGTTTCTCCTGTACTGTCAACCTTCTTGTGGGCAGGGGATCCGTGTTACATCTGGGTCCCCAGTGGCTGGCACTGTCCTGGCACATGTGTTGGAAGGAAAGATAGGAACAGACAAGCAGTCTGTGAAATGAGGAGTGGGCTAGAATCTTGGACTGACAGACTATTAGAACCAGGGGTGATTGTCCCCCACGCAATTCAGCCTTCCCATGTTTGccagtggttaccaggagttgAGAGGGCAGACTCTTTCCCAAAGGCATGTGGCCCCCTAGAGCAGGGGCCAGAATTGAGCACAGATCACTGGTTCCACTCCCTGTGCTTGCCACTGTTGATCCTGAATGTCTTTCTTAGCTTCTGTGTGCTAGGTCAGGATTTTGGCATGTTTGAATCTGTGTTTGCGTGTGCACATGTTACGTTTTTCCTCACCTAAGTTGCATTTTTTCACTGTTGATCCAGTGACAGTCACTGAATACCTTGCAGACACTGCCCTCTGTGACCATGAAATTCCGGGTGTCCGTGTTGCTGGTGGCCTGGTTTGGTGTCCTGGGCTGCGTGCAGGCCGAATTCTTCACTTCTATTGGTATGTGGTGACAGGATTGTTATCTACCTGAGCAATCTTGGGCTTAAGTGCCAGGGGATGTCACTGCCCAAGGCCTGTTCTCATTTAGGATGGACTGACCTCACCCACGACTTTTGACCAGTTCTGGGGAGAGTGGGAGTTGCAGAGTTGCTTTCTCCCCTTCTGAGGCCCTGATGACCTGGATCTCCTAGGAGCCAGTTGTCTCAATTGGGACCACCCCCTGGGGAGTTCAGGTTGTTCTTTTCTGACTATCTTTCTCCTGGATCAGAGTGGTTCTGAGCAGAGAACACTCTGTGGCCAGTGGATCCAACTGCTCTTCTTCTGACAAAGTCTCAGAGCTTGTTTCCATGTCATGATGCCTCCAGGATGTCCATGCCCCAGTGGCATGACCCAGCTGGGTGACAGTGGGAGAATGAGATTTGGGGCTTCCTCCTTAAGGTGTCTCCAGTGCACTTATCTCCACCTCCCCTTGGAGCCTCTACCTCTCTCTTCCTGAAGCTGGAGGCCAGAACCATGTGAGTGTCTAGGCTCTCTTTAACTCCAAGTCCCCACCATCCCAAGAGAACTGGTATGCCCTTGGCCCAGGGGACTTGCCTCTATCCTGGTGTTCTGTGCCCCGAGGAAGGGGACTGGACATCCCTCACTCATTTCTCTCTGGCCCTTCTCTCCCTTGCAGGGCACATGACAGACCTGATTTATGCAGAGAAGGACCTGGTGCAGTCTCTGAAGGAGTACATCCTTGTGGAGGAAGCCAAGCTCTCCAAGATTAAGAGGTGTCTGTCATCCTAtgtccccacacccaccctgAGTCAGTCCTCCTGCCTGCACTGGAACCCATCCAGGGTACCTATAAAAGGAAGCCTTTAAAAAGGcattatggggctggcctccaGGTTACTTGATGCCAGTCCTCCAGAGTGACTAAATACATGGGCTAAGCACTCactgctttttcctttctatttaagAGACTTTTTGCATACATTAGGGTTCCTAGCTCTTATCTAAATCAAGGGTCTGGAAGTAACTGTGGGGAattactgtattcttttttttgctgtgggGGGAGTggagattagccctaagctaacatctgctgccagtcctcttctttttgctggggaaggctggccctgagctaacatctgtgtccatcttcctctaatttatatgtgggacacatatAAATTACCacatgctaccacagcatggcttgccaggcggtgccatgtccgcacccgggatctgaacccgtgagccccgggccgccgaagcagaacgtctgcagttaactgctgcaccactgggccggcccctgtattcattttttgtttctttattgccTCTTGTTGAAAAGAGTCCTGAATCTTAACAGGGAAATTAACACAAGTCAAGACTCTTGTGGGTGAGTGTATtagtcttccttttcctctggttCCACAGCTGGGCTGACAAAATGGAAGCCCTGACCAGCAAGTCAGCTGCTGACCCAGAGGGCTACCTGGCCCACCCTGTGAATGCCTACAAACTGGTGAAGCGCCTGAATACAGACTGGCCTGCACTGGAGGACCTTGTCCTGCAGGACTCAGCTGCAGGTGAGGGCTGGTGAATAGGTGCTTGGATAAGCCTGTATGTTTGTGTGCTCACACCTGGGAAGTGTGTGTCTGAGCCTGTCCTGGGTCTGGGTGTTGGTGGGCATGTGCAGTATGTGAACATGGACCCTGCTGTCTCAtggctctttcctttctctggggaCCTGGCAATTGGCTGTCcttgttttttaatatgtaataataGTCAGTTCTTAGCTTTTCTAGTGTGTTTCCCTTTctttggcagtgatttttttctaattacacttttgtaatatgttttatagaaaaataggaaaacaaaaataatgatgtaAGAAAATTGCAATTCTTAATCCAGGTTGTGATAAGCACTATTAAGATTCAGTCTTTctacacatgcatatacattaaaaaaaaagaaaaaaggaaccatACAAATATACCAGGGCATGCAAACCCACTTGCTTTGAGCGACCAAATGAATTAACAAAAATGAGTTAAGTGGGCTGGGTAATGGGGTCAGTACAAGCTGGGGAGCATCGACTTTATCTAAATTCATtcccatttgtatattttagaaaaaaaaaatctgtcagcAGATTTGTGACATAGCATGTACTCTTTTCCtgaattttccagcttctccataTGTCCATTAAATGTTCTTCTGCAACATGATTTTAATGGCTGGACAGTAATATGTTATACTGATATAGCATAAAAGTGGTCAAGTCAGTAGACatgaatttccaaattttcagCAGTTTTGCACATACATCTTGGTGCCCACCTCTGATTaccacttctaggaatttttcctaagaaaatgttGGCAGGTCAGCGTATgaacttttttaaagctttaactGTGCTTGGTGCTTTTACTGTGGTAGTACTTTCTATGCTCTAACATTTTCCTCTCAACAGGAGATGGTGGAACAGGCATGGAGGTGGGTCCTCCTGACTTCCAGCCCTGGGCTCAGCCCCCTGGACTCACTGCCTCTTCTTCCTAGGTTGAGAGTGCTGATTAACTTCAGACTAGTTGTCTCTCTGGCTGAGGCATTTCAGCTCATGTGGCCAGACTGGGCTGGGcttggctgggggcagggtggcCTCTGGGGAGGGATTGGTGAGCTCAGCTGAGCTGGACATATGCCTGGTGAGCTCACTGCCTCCAGAAGCTATGGCCTGCCTTTCCCAGACCACTGTCTCCCAGCCTGGGCCTGGAGTTCAGAACTGGCTATTTTGCCTGCCCTATTGGAGAATAAGCCTGCCCAGATGACTTCCCACTCTCCAGTCTTGttctccacaccccacccccctgTCAACATCTGGTTCCTTTGGAAAACCTTATAATTATCTGGAGGGAGACAGGATGGGTCCAGAGAGCAATAGGTTGTTTTTGCCTCTGACTTTGAGAGTTCTTGCCCCTGAAATGAGAGGGACACGCTGACAGTGTGGCTTTTTCTAAgggcatgttttctttttcctagatTCTAAATTGGTAGAGTCCCTGACCATGCAGCCATAAAGAAGACAGGGTTGCAGCTTCTTggtccctgggtccccaggcaTAGTTAGAAGTGGGTGTTTGAGCCTGAGGTCATGAGAGTAGGTGGCCATGCGTACTGTTCCTCTGGGgaagagacaagagaagaaaTAGCCTTGGGATTCCCCTCCCATTTCTCAGCTCACAGGCAGAATTGAAGCCTGTGAATCAGCATGGGAGGGCCTGGTCCCCACTTGGAGTCCTGAGATTGTGGGAGGTGCTTATCTTGCTTCACAGCTAGGGCTTGGAGTCCCAGAACAGCCTCCTTGGGTGCTTCTGTGATGAGGGACTCTCTAGGCTCCAGGCTGTGGTCTTGAGCACCACAATCGGGGAGCTCATGCCCAGAACTTGTAGCAGGTCTAAAGGGTGGGAGTACCTTAGAAAGCAGAGCAAGGCCCAGTGTGATCTCTCAGGGAGCCATGCTGGGCTTGTGCAGTCCCACCTCAATGCTTGGCCTGGCTACGTGGTCCCCCAGTCCCTAATCCGGAGGTGGGGACAGCACCAAATGCTTCCAGTACTGTTGTCATCACCTTTCTTTATAATAATGGCCAGTGATCAGTAATGAGTGGCCAGCTGGGCTCCCTGAGTTGACCACCTCTGTCCCTTGGGCTCCTTAACCTGAGATGTGGGCTGGAAGTCAGTGTTTACCTGGCCAGCCCAATAATCCTGGATCAAGGTTTTCTAGATGATTAATTTTCCACTGAGTGATCAGTACATCCTTCTTCAgtcctctcctgtctccttcccaATAACCCTCTTTGTCCCTTCTGTCTCTACGAGGTCTGACAGAGTGCTTTGGAGCCAAAACTCCCAGACTCCCACATGTTAACCAGTGTGTAGAGCTCTTTCTGTTCAGTTCTAAATGAGCAACACAGGCAGTCAATACAGTGAGGTGTAAGAAAGGAGAGGTCTCCATGGACTGGAGCCATCAGggaggtttcctggaggaaggggaaacAGCCTttgagggaaggggcagggaggtTTCACTAGCCAGAGACCCTCCAGCTGGTGCCTCTCTCTGGTCTCAGGTGGAATTCTGCCCTTGGATCAAGGGTAACCTCTTGTTCTCACTCTCATTTGGAAGGTTTTATTGCCAACTTCTCAGTGCAGCGCCAGTTCTTTCCCACTGATGAGGATGAAATGGGAGCTGCTAAGGCCCTGATGAGGCTTCAGGACACATACAAGCTGGACCCAGATACAATTTCCAAAGGGGAACTTCCAGGTAACTCCCCACCCCAGGTTTTGCCTGTCCAGTGTGTGTGTCTGGTACAGTGTCTGGATAGGGTTGGAGCCCCAGCCGACTTGTGGTCTGCACCCTCGGGTGCACCATTACCTCTGGTGGTGATCTCTCGGTTTTCCAGTTGGTGTCAGTCCCCCATTCCCATGACACCTGccttccctcagcctctgcccctcAGCCTTCCTCCATGCCATCTCCTCTCACATCTCAGTGAAAGCCAAGGCTGCTGTTCAGCACccctcagcctctgcccccagAAGCACCACTCAGATCTGTGTCCAGACCCACTTCCATCCCCCACCCTCTGATTTCTTCTTGCCCAAGGCTGATCTCTGGACTCAATGCCCCATGTCCTGTGTGCCCTCAGTTACAGGCTCTGCCCCTGTCCATTCTGTGTCCACCTCTCTGGGCTATTCCTCCTGAGCTCACACATATGCTCTGTTCTCACTCATCTTGCAAACCCCTCCCTCAGGATCCGAGGCCCTTTtgatctcttctccctcctcattTGGCTGCTGGATAGAGTCATCTACACTGTTTCTCCACTTTCTTGGTTCCCATGTCCTCCTAAACACACAAAGACTGCTTCTTTCCCTATCATCCACCAGTCCTGCCCCTGCAAGGTCACCAGTGGCCACTTGGCTGGTAAAgctagtggacaggtttcaggcATAatgttctttaactttttaacagCATTTGGCACATTGGTTGCCTCATTCTTCCTGATATTCTCCCCACCTTTTAATTCTAGGACACTGATCTCAGCTGATTCTCTTCAATACCCCTCTCTCTCATTGTTTTACACACGCCTTTCTAGTGACTACCACAGTATGTTTATAAGAAGATACCTTAGGTTTGGGGGCTATTAGAAGCCAAGAAACCCAGGGATTCAGTTAGACTCCATTAGACCTTGAATACCACCTCACCCATGGGGACCCTGGAGGAGGCACAAGCAGAGGGAATCATGGTATGTAGGAGAAAGAGACACTCTGTTGTTGGCTGGTCAGGGCCTGGAGCTCTGGTACTGAGGAGTCTGGTGAGTCAGAAGGAAGACTTCTCCTTATTCTGCCTCAGTCAGGTCTTGGACCAAGCCAGACCATGAGTCCAGAGAGAGAAGGTACCTGCCAGATCTGTTCACCCTGTAGCTGTGAGAATGGTTAGTGGGAAGAGGGGGCCACACCCAGGCATTGACCTCTTACCTTCAGTTAACAGACTCATGCATGTTCTGGAGGGGCCATGAAGGGTGGAAGGGAGTTATTCCCCAGGATTCCAACCCCACCTCATGTTCTCTCTTAGCGCTTTCTCCAGGTGAGCTCAGCGATTTCCAGTACTTGAAGTATAGCCTGTACGTGGATGACATCCAGATTTGTGTTTCCTGTCAAGGCTTGTCTCCTAAGCTTCCAAATAGTGTAGGTAAATGCCTGTGGGACATCTCTACTTGGATGTTCCATGGGCTCCTCAAAATTCACGTGTCCCAAACTGAAATCCTCATCCCCTTTTGAACTGTCTACCTTCCTCTCTCACCTCTTGTCTCAGCAAAAAGCACCTCCATCTACTGGCTCCCCAAGCCAGAGTCCTAAGGCTGTGGATTCTACCTCCCTAATGTCTTCCATACTTGGAGGCCCTGATGCTAGCCTCATGGTCACTTCTTTCTCAACTGGATTATTGAAATATCATTCTGACTTATAGTCTACCTTCAGTTCACTTCTTAAAATCTTCCTCCATCTGGTCTTAAGCACATATCTGTTTACATGAGTTCCTGATCATAACGCTTAACTTTTAGGGCTAAACCCAAATTCCTCCTGGATGTGATCTTTGAGGTCCTGTGTGGCTCCATCTCCCTGGCCTCCTCGCCTATTGTACTAAGCTTCCCCACCGCTTAGCTATTTTGTTCAACTGACGCCCTCTACAAGAACACCTTTACCCACATCAGTTGGGTTTCCTGTGTGATTGCCCTTCATCATTCAGCTCAGCTGGTGCTCTCCAGGGGGTAAACTTTTGAGTTGGCTTCTGGGGAGGATACTGGGTGTCTGGGAGCCATTCTTGACATCATTGGCATCTTTGAGACGTATTGATAATAGCTACTGATTATTAGCATCCTGAGGATCATAGATAACATTTTCCTACCTCATCTCATTGAATTCTTGGCGCAATTGATGGTATTATCTCTATTTAGGGGTGAGGTGACTAAGGCTCAGCGAGGCTAAGTAATTTGTCCATAGTGAGGCCTGCACAGACCCAGCTTTATCCAGCTCACTCAGCTGTGTTATACTGCCTCCATTAGTGCAAGTTCCTGGGCCTAAGGAGCCAGCGGAGATCTGGGGACGCCTCTGGAGAGAGGACAGGGGCTCAGGGAACTCCCTAATCTCTGGCCTGCCTACTGACTCCATCTGGTGTTTACTCTCCCCAACTTCCTATCCCACATTGTCTGTTCCTGAGCTATCAGGGCACAGCAGACCCTGGTCTCTGAGGCAGCCAACCCATTACAGCAGGGGTTTTGTTCTGGACAGAGCCCCATCCTGGACATCAGGcagaccactctgaggcagcTCTTCTATGTCAGCAATGCCTAGGTTGCTATTATTGGGGTTGTAGGGAGACTCCCTTGCTTTCTAGGGAGGGTCACAGCCTTTCCTGGCTCTCCGTGGGACCTGCTTTCTCATTGTTCTCTGAGAAACATACTTATGGTGACTCCTACCTTGCCACCACCCTAAGTCCTGCATCTCCCCATCATCTTACACCacatctccttcttctttttgaCCTGAAACTATCTTCATGGTTACTTTGCAGCACTGAGCCCACTGCTGATGACTTATGGTCACAGGACCTGCTGAACTGATGCTCACCAAGGTCCCCGCCACCTAACGGCCAAAGTTGGCACTGCTCTCTTGGCTCTTGGTCTCCCTTGGCATCTGTCACACCAGTTCTGCTCCCTCTGTTTCTTCTACCTGTTAGGTCCTTCTCACTGTTATTCACTCACTGTCTTTTCTCTGTAGGTGGTCTCTGGGGCTCTGGCCTCAGCCACCTTCTTTAGTCTTTCCTTGTAGTCTTCCTGCAAGAGATTATCCTCATCCATGCCTTTAGCTGCCACCTAAGTtctgattttttatatttagcTAATTTTTCTACCCTCCAGACTCTCATGGCCCCCTGCCCAGCAGACATCTCCTGTGTGGCTCACAGAACCTTCATACTCTCCTGAGTACTACTTCTTGGTGGGCTTCCTGGGCTCCTCTGTAAAAAATGCCCCTTCCCACTTGGGAAAAGGGAAGTCTGAGGCTAGGAGATTGGCTGTGAACCCCAGCCCaaggcagggccagcctggctgTGCTCACTCTACCAATGGCCCTTTGAGGTGTGTGGTCTGAAGTGCTGGTGGAGCTTTTCTGGAATGATGACCTCCTTCTAGTGGCCTAGGCTTCCTTGATGTGGGCATCTCTCTCCCTAACTCTCCCTAGAGGCTCTTTGGAGCCTGACTGTTTGCCTCTTCTGCTGCAGGAACCAAGTACCAGGCAGTGCTGAGTGTGGATGACTGCTTTGGGATGGGCCGCTCGGCCTACAATGATGGGGACTATTACCACACAGTGCTATGGATGGAGCAGGTGCTAAAGCAGCTTGATGCTGGGGAGGAGGCCACCACAGCCAAGACCCAGGTGCTGGACTACCTGAGCTACGCCGTCTTCCAGTTGGGCGACCTGCACCGCGCCCTGGAGCTTACCCGCCGCCTACTCTCCCTTGGTGAGGAGGTTCTCGGGGAAGGTCAGATGTGGATGGCGAACTAGCAGGAGAACTGGTCGCTCTGATGGCCACTCTCTTGGGACTGAGCCAGTCTTATCTGTCACCTGGCCTTACTGCTTTCAGGCCCAATCCAGCTGCCAACTAGCTCCTTACCGACCTCATTTCTGGCCTTCGCCCTTGCCCAGTCACTGGTAGATACACTCAGGCCTGTGGCAGCTGTGGCCCTACACACTTCCTTTTTTAATAGGAATCCAGTGCT
The nucleotide sequence above comes from Equus przewalskii isolate Varuska chromosome 13, EquPr2, whole genome shotgun sequence. Encoded proteins:
- the P4HA2 gene encoding prolyl 4-hydroxylase subunit alpha-2 isoform X4 translates to MPAPHGLVRGARSLPRIWTRETLGCRSRACELNHLAMELAPTLPSVTMKFRVSVLLVAWFGVLGCVQAEFFTSIGHMTDLIYAEKDLVQSLKEYILVEEAKLSKIKSWADKMEALTSKSAADPEGYLAHPVNAYKLVKRLNTDWPALEDLVLQDSAAGFIANFSVQRQFFPTDEDEMGAAKALMRLQDTYKLDPDTISKGELPGTKYQAVLSVDDCFGMGRSAYNDGDYYHTVLWMEQVLKQLDAGEEATTAKTQVLDYLSYAVFQLGDLHRALELTRRLLSLDPSHERAGGNLRYFERLLEEEREKPSSNQTEAELATQEGIYERPVDYLPERDVYESLCRGEGVKLTPRRQKRLFCRYHHGNRTPQLLIAPFKEEDEWDSPHIVRYYDVMSDEEIERIKEIAKPKLARATVRDPKTGVLTVASYRVSKSSWLEEDDDPVVARVNLRMQHITGLTVKTAELLQVANYGMGGQYEPHFDFSRRPFDSGLKTEGNRVATFLNYMSDVEAGGATVFPDLGAAIWPKKGTAVFWYNLLRSGEGDYRTRHAACPVLVGCKWAGLRKEML